From one uncultured Bacteroides sp. genomic stretch:
- the dapA gene encoding 4-hydroxy-tetrahydrodipicolinate synthase, which yields MIQTKLKGMGVALITPFKEDESVDYDALMRLVDYLLQNNADFLCVLGTTAETPTLTEEEKKKIKKTVIERVNGRIPILLGVGGNNTRAVAETLKNDDFTGVDAVLSVVPYYNKPSQEGIYQHYKVISEATELPIVLYNVPGRTGVNMTAETTLRIARDFTNVVAIKEASGNITQMDDIIKNKPSNFDVISGDDGITFPLITLGAVGVISVIGNAFPREFSRMTRLALQGDFANALAIHHKFTELFNLLFVDGNPAGVKSMLNAMGMIDNKLRLPLVPTRITTFESIRKVLNELNIKC from the coding sequence ATGATACAAACGAAATTGAAAGGAATGGGGGTAGCGTTGATTACTCCTTTCAAGGAGGATGAAAGCGTTGACTATGATGCACTGATGCGATTGGTGGACTATTTACTCCAAAATAATGCGGATTTTTTATGTGTGTTGGGAACAACGGCTGAAACGCCAACACTGACAGAAGAAGAAAAGAAGAAGATAAAAAAAACTGTAATTGAGCGAGTGAATGGTAGAATACCCATCTTACTTGGAGTGGGCGGTAATAATACCAGGGCTGTTGCTGAAACTTTAAAAAATGACGATTTTACAGGTGTCGATGCTGTTTTATCTGTGGTCCCTTATTATAATAAGCCTTCTCAAGAGGGTATTTATCAACATTATAAAGTCATCTCTGAAGCTACTGAACTACCTATCGTACTTTATAATGTGCCGGGAAGAACAGGAGTTAACATGACAGCTGAAACGACTTTGCGAATAGCACGAGACTTTACTAATGTTGTGGCTATAAAAGAAGCTTCTGGAAATATTACACAAATGGATGACATTATCAAAAATAAGCCATCTAACTTTGATGTTATTTCGGGAGATGACGGAATTACTTTCCCATTGATAACGCTTGGTGCTGTAGGGGTTATTTCTGTTATAGGTAATGCATTCCCTCGTGAGTTTAGCCGCATGACTCGTCTTGCATTGCAAGGAGATTTCGCTAATGCTTTGGCTATTCATCACAAGTTTACAGAGTTATTCAATTTACTTTTTGTCGATGGTAATCCGGCGGGTGTTAAGTCGATGCTGAATGCGATGGGAATGATTGATAATAAGTTACGACTACCTCTGGTCCCTACCAGAATTACTACTTTTGAGTCTATTCGTAAAGTACTAAATGAATTAAATATAAAGTGTTGA
- a CDS encoding patatin-like phospholipase family protein encodes MKKIFLLFLCNIFILATANAQKVGLVLSGGGAKGLTHIGIIRALEENNIPIDYIAGTSMGAIIGSLYAMGYSPDEMEALLRSDDFKRWYSGQVEENYIYYFKKNRPTPEFFNIRLSFKDSLNVKPQFLPTSVINPIQMNLVFIDLFARATAACGGNFNKLFIPFRCVASDVYNKKQIILRKGDLGDAVRASMSFPFVFKPIKIDSVLAYDGGIYNNFPTDVMRNDFNPDIIIGSVVAKNPTKPDENDLMSQIENMVMQKTDYSIPDSAGIVMTFKYGDVNLLDFQRIDELEKIGYDRTMSLMDSIKSRIPRRVNADNIRLRRLVYKSNYPKLRFKNIFIEGANAQQQIYIKKEFHESDNKEFTYEDLKRGYFRLLSDNIISEIIPHAIYNPNDKTYDLHLNVKMEDNFSIRVGGNVSTTNSNQIYFGLAFQDLNYYSKELTFDGQVGKIYNNLQLMAKVDFPTTMPTSYRFIASISTFDYFKKDKLFSNRDIPAFNSKDERFMKMIVALPFLSSKRAEFGVGMARFEDQYYQSNIIDFDKDKDDKSIYNLYGGSISFNGSTLNARQFSTRGYREALIAQIYTGKEYYHPGNSTDTQAKYEKRHSWLQLSYTREKYHKIAPNFTLGWYVNGLISSKNFSENYTATLLQAGEFSPTPHSKLTYNEAFRANQYFAAGIKPIVRLNDLFHIRGEFYGFIPIFPIKQNSIKKAYYGKSFSEFEYLGEVSIVCQLSFGSISAYVNHYSSPSKDWNVGLTLGWQLFNYRFIE; translated from the coding sequence ATGAAGAAAATCTTTTTGCTCTTCCTCTGCAATATTTTTATCCTAGCAACTGCTAATGCTCAAAAAGTAGGGCTCGTGTTAAGTGGTGGTGGCGCAAAAGGTCTCACGCATATCGGCATCATTAGAGCATTAGAAGAGAACAATATACCTATAGATTATATTGCCGGTACATCAATGGGAGCAATTATAGGTTCATTATATGCTATGGGATATTCTCCTGATGAAATGGAAGCACTATTGCGATCCGATGACTTTAAACGGTGGTATTCCGGCCAAGTAGAAGAGAATTATATTTACTACTTCAAAAAGAATCGCCCTACTCCTGAATTTTTTAATATTCGTCTTTCTTTTAAAGATTCATTAAATGTAAAACCACAGTTTCTTCCTACAAGTGTTATTAATCCAATACAAATGAATTTAGTGTTTATTGATCTATTTGCACGAGCCACAGCAGCTTGTGGAGGAAATTTCAATAAATTATTTATCCCTTTTCGCTGCGTTGCGTCCGATGTTTATAATAAAAAACAAATAATTCTCAGAAAAGGAGATCTGGGAGATGCAGTACGTGCCTCGATGAGCTTCCCATTCGTTTTTAAGCCCATTAAAATAGATAGCGTTTTGGCCTACGACGGCGGAATCTATAATAATTTTCCAACGGATGTAATGCGAAATGACTTTAATCCAGATATAATAATAGGCAGTGTGGTAGCCAAAAATCCTACAAAACCGGATGAGAACGATTTAATGAGTCAAATAGAAAATATGGTTATGCAAAAGACCGATTATTCAATACCCGATTCAGCGGGAATAGTAATGACTTTTAAATATGGAGATGTTAACTTGTTAGATTTTCAACGAATAGACGAATTAGAGAAGATAGGCTATGACCGTACAATGAGTCTTATGGATTCTATAAAAAGCCGAATACCTCGAAGAGTGAATGCTGATAATATTCGTTTAAGACGTTTGGTTTATAAAAGTAATTATCCAAAATTGCGCTTTAAAAATATTTTTATTGAGGGCGCCAATGCACAACAACAAATATATATTAAAAAAGAATTTCATGAATCGGATAATAAAGAATTTACTTATGAAGATTTGAAACGAGGCTATTTTCGCCTTCTTTCTGATAATATTATTTCTGAAATAATCCCTCATGCCATCTATAACCCTAACGACAAAACTTACGATCTACATCTTAATGTAAAAATGGAGGATAATTTTTCAATTCGTGTTGGCGGCAATGTATCAACTACAAATTCTAATCAAATATATTTTGGGCTAGCGTTTCAAGATCTCAACTACTACTCAAAAGAATTAACTTTTGACGGTCAAGTGGGTAAAATATATAATAATCTTCAATTAATGGCCAAAGTAGATTTTCCCACTACTATGCCTACCTCTTATCGTTTTATAGCTTCAATAAGTACATTTGATTATTTTAAAAAAGATAAACTATTTTCCAATAGAGATATACCGGCTTTTAATAGTAAAGACGAACGTTTTATGAAAATGATAGTAGCACTTCCATTCCTTTCTAGCAAAAGAGCCGAATTTGGAGTTGGAATGGCTCGATTTGAAGATCAATACTATCAAAGCAATATAATAGATTTTGACAAAGATAAAGATGATAAAAGTATATATAATCTTTATGGCGGATCTATTAGTTTTAACGGAAGCACGCTTAACGCTCGTCAATTCTCAACTCGAGGATATAGAGAAGCTTTAATTGCTCAAATATATACAGGAAAAGAGTATTATCATCCTGGAAACTCAACCGACACACAAGCTAAATATGAGAAAAGACATTCCTGGTTACAGCTTTCGTATACAAGAGAAAAATATCATAAAATTGCACCAAACTTTACTTTGGGTTGGTATGTCAATGGATTAATTTCATCAAAAAACTTCTCTGAAAATTATACGGCTACATTACTTCAAGCAGGAGAATTTTCCCCAACGCCTCATAGTAAATTGACTTACAATGAAGCTTTTCGGGCCAATCAGTACTTTGCTGCTGGAATAAAACCAATAGTGCGCCTAAATGATCTATTTCATATTAGAGGTGAATTTTATGGGTTTATCCCCATTTTCCCCATCAAACAAAATTCAATTAAAAAAGCATATTATGGGAAATCATTTTCAGAATTTGAATACCTGGGTGAAGTGTCCATTGTATGTCAATTATCTTTTGGATCTATCTCTGCATATGTAAATCATTATAGCTCACCAAGTAAAGATTGGAATGTTGGCTTAACACTAGGTTGGCAGTTGTTCAATTACCGTTTTATCGAGTAA
- the htpG gene encoding molecular chaperone HtpG has protein sequence MQKGNIGVTTENIFPVIKKFLYSDHEIFLREIVSNAVDASQKLKTLSSLGDFKGELGDLTVRVSLGKDTITISDRGIGLSAEEIDKYINQIAFSGANDFLEKYKNDANAIIGHFGLGFYSSFMVSKKVEIITKSYKEGAQAIKWSCDGSPEFTISDADKTDRGTDIVLYIDDDCKEFLEEARISSLLKKYCSFLPVPIAFGKKKEWKDSKQVETAEDNIINETNPLWTRKPSELKDEDYKKFYSDLYPMSDEPLFWIHLNVDYPFHLTGILYFPKVKNNIDLNKNKIQLYCNQVYVTDSVEGIVPDFLTLMHGVIDSPDIPLNVSRSYLQSDSNVKKISSHISKKVSDRLQSIFKNERKEFEEKWNDLKIFINYGMLTQDDFYEKAEKFSLFTDTDGKFYTFEEYKTLIKDNQTNKEGNLIYLYASNKDEQYSYIETAKNKGYNVLLMNGQLDIALVSTLEQKFEKSQFTRVDSDVIDNLIVKEDKKENILEANKQDAITIAFKSQLPKVEKKEFNVVVQNLGENSAPVVITQSEYMRRMKEMANIQAGMSFYGEMPDMFNIVLNTDHKLIKDVLTDEERECDPLTASIQAELDTVTNHRNDLKKRQEGKKDEEISTAEKDELSDLDKQGEELKKKKELIFIDYANKNKIVRQLIDLALLQNSMLKGEELNNFVKRSIEFI, from the coding sequence ATGCAAAAAGGAAATATTGGGGTAACAACTGAGAATATTTTCCCCGTTATTAAAAAGTTCTTATATAGTGATCATGAAATTTTTCTACGGGAAATAGTATCTAATGCTGTTGATGCCAGCCAAAAGCTAAAAACGCTGTCTTCTTTAGGTGATTTTAAGGGTGAATTAGGTGATTTGACTGTTAGGGTATCTTTAGGTAAAGATACAATTACAATATCCGATAGAGGTATTGGCTTAAGTGCTGAAGAAATCGACAAATATATCAATCAGATTGCCTTTTCTGGTGCTAATGATTTCTTAGAGAAATATAAAAATGATGCCAATGCTATCATTGGTCATTTCGGACTCGGTTTTTATTCTTCATTCATGGTTTCTAAAAAGGTTGAGATCATCACAAAATCGTATAAAGAAGGCGCACAAGCTATAAAATGGAGCTGCGACGGTAGTCCTGAATTTACAATTTCTGATGCAGACAAAACTGACCGTGGAACAGATATTGTATTATATATTGATGATGACTGCAAAGAATTTTTGGAAGAAGCCCGAATTTCATCTTTATTAAAAAAATATTGCAGTTTTTTGCCTGTCCCCATAGCTTTTGGCAAAAAGAAAGAATGGAAAGATAGCAAACAGGTAGAAACCGCGGAAGACAATATTATTAATGAAACCAACCCATTGTGGACTCGTAAGCCAAGTGAACTTAAAGATGAAGATTACAAAAAATTCTACAGTGATCTTTACCCCATGTCCGATGAACCCTTATTTTGGATTCATCTAAATGTAGATTACCCATTCCATTTAACAGGAATTCTCTATTTTCCAAAAGTTAAAAACAATATTGATTTAAATAAAAATAAAATTCAATTATACTGTAATCAAGTGTATGTAACAGACTCTGTTGAAGGTATAGTTCCTGATTTTCTGACATTAATGCACGGCGTAATTGATTCTCCTGACATTCCATTAAACGTCTCTCGTTCATACCTGCAAAGTGACTCTAACGTAAAAAAAATATCATCTCATATTTCTAAAAAAGTATCAGACAGACTACAATCTATATTTAAAAATGAACGCAAAGAATTCGAAGAAAAATGGAATGATTTAAAAATATTCATTAACTACGGAATGCTCACTCAAGATGATTTCTATGAAAAGGCAGAAAAGTTTTCTTTATTTACTGATACAGATGGTAAATTCTATACATTTGAAGAATATAAAACTCTAATAAAAGATAATCAAACAAACAAAGAAGGAAACCTCATTTACTTATACGCAAGCAATAAAGATGAGCAATATAGCTATATAGAAACGGCTAAGAATAAAGGATACAATGTATTGCTAATGAATGGACAACTCGATATAGCCTTGGTTAGCACGCTAGAGCAAAAGTTCGAGAAATCGCAGTTTACCCGCGTAGACAGCGATGTGATTGACAACCTTATTGTGAAAGAAGACAAAAAAGAGAATATACTCGAAGCAAATAAACAAGATGCAATTACAATAGCTTTCAAAAGCCAACTACCCAAAGTTGAGAAAAAAGAATTTAACGTGGTAGTGCAAAACTTAGGAGAAAACAGTGCCCCTGTAGTAATTACTCAAAGTGAATATATGCGTCGTATGAAAGAAATGGCTAACATACAGGCAGGTATGAGTTTTTACGGCGAAATGCCTGATATGTTCAATATTGTTCTAAATACAGATCATAAGCTAATAAAAGACGTATTAACTGATGAAGAAAGAGAGTGCGACCCATTAACAGCATCGATTCAGGCAGAACTAGATACAGTGACCAACCACCGCAATGATTTGAAAAAAAGGCAAGAAGGGAAAAAAGACGAAGAAATTTCCACAGCTGAAAAAGATGAATTAAGTGACTTAGATAAACAAGGCGAAGAATTAAAGAAGAAAAAGGAACTTATCTTTATAGACTATGCCAACAAAAATAAAATAGTTCGCCAACTCATAGACCTTGCATTATTACAAAATAGCATGCTTAAAGGCGAAGAATTAAATAATTTTGTAAAAAGGAGCATTGAATTTATTTAA